In Cottoperca gobio chromosome 1, fCotGob3.1, whole genome shotgun sequence, a genomic segment contains:
- the marf1 gene encoding meiosis regulator and mRNA stability factor 1 isoform X2 — protein sequence MMEGPGKERSICSSRPFPWLGHPKTEASTLLWKLKDCFPTKETTSASPTDRENNFMDSRKAVLELKDVPPPPLHHTSSSQSSQPFSLVPLPMPPSCLPPPHLTQDSLQQKPQQQQEGASPKVSIYTTCDYCSTDGYGLLGGGSAVGSSSSIAGVVSLYMAPDSLGASSSISRSGPLCSLASSVHQYKHHTSCGGEVLDPLPTLGFKPQLSSSVATSQPVSSHPYLSCCSGLLQNYPAVPLPCSQPSLFPSSALLVSSLPAPLHASCLASSGYYTCGVDCCPSARRPQRSTLGDHPTTTTITTTTTTTSAHFCSNPMHLNVERTVCVTGAHYCQECLFKPMNGLVSESDTVWPNVPIPQTTPIPIPICNGCGSSSDSMMLMPTGSLGKTGQKYGSPENGGPENIPPVGVFWDIENCSVPSGRSAGAVVQRIRGRFFQGHREAEFICVCDISKENKAVIQELNNCQVTVAHINATAKNAADDKLRQSLRRFAETHTAPATVVLVSSDVNFASELSDLRHRHGFQVILIHGNHASSALLQHAHRHVAFQEITADLPPRMLVKAQPSFNLLYVHNLPVNCDKSLRNAVKLRLRRLSDNCGGKVLGMSQGTAVLRFGSNEAAARARKRMENEDVFGHQISLSFSPRPRDDASPEPELQSRPHHLPQPMTLPQTYQSQDSMFGPPPSISSFSFLPLEKPRSPRRPRRATRPCHAPGPEPERPYSPRRGCSGPPGGAPAKPHQELGSLEGKPRIGSHHLEKGRAASSSPHSNGETGSLEQLPKPGLAGESIYRRRREGSYSRSVTESPVEGDRSSGDFQISTPSAFSTLNLHRSFSPLILSQGSWSSRSASPCLSSRSSPLLAAPRSPCPEGLPEPFSDGAELQVANLDYRMSRKDLQQTLHDTFSRYGRVKAVELSPHTDYQLKATIQMCSLQQAISAVSGLHRYKIGGKRIQVSLITGGCNKSLAMLSTEIINILQDAPANCLPLFKFTEIYEKKYSRKLLVGDLYRLPEVVAVREQGGSRLVCLLSSSQIRQSPLGSCQSQEASSSASGSPVVFEELEYHEPVCREHYTQRDFSEADFDPDSYKIPFVVMNLRTLASEVHSLLQSHDGTLPLLSFPDCYAAKFSPLQLGNETLEGGVPLEHLITCVPSITIVTAQNGFKVIKWIHNKPPAQNSEPWIQRCKSPVGNPQLIQFSREIIDLLKSQPFCIMPMSKFIPSYHHHFAKQCRVSDYGYSKLLELLEAVPHVLQILGMGTKRLLTLTHRAQVKRFTQDLLKLLKFQASKQVAIKDFMQAYHWCFSRDWRVIDYGICDLMDLLTEIPDTTITVVNQDTDTVISVPKRERTVDEMERTKQFGKEVVDLLRHQPHCRMAFSKFIPTYHHHFGRQCKLSYYGFTKLMELFEAIPSILMVLECGEEKVLTLTEVERIKALAAQLVKLLRAQKNSSLPVSQLLTEYSKTFGYGLRLQDYDASSLPALLTKLCHVVKVVDGSGCREVQLINRKSLRSLTSQLLSLLMSQEEEQVTRGLRVEEVSLHYLTVHGAPLTPCEYGFLSLSELLKSLPYLVELYIDESDDNTACNAASGCGEEWVRLTRLYQFARNVRSLLHTYHYNQIFLTEFQGVYNKFTGCSLEPRFYGYTSTDELLSAIPQVVWIKGHGHKRIIVLKNDMKARASPSVPCSPQPGENTESPRESPMSYTTSGTQSPGCDGAAESELLGLTSPVDLLCGPVPSCLPSPQLYPDPVLLQETDLIHFEEKAPPTVSDDPDAAAVADGTDDSAVTKPDMKLPLSVDSPSRRATRSRIKLAANFSFTTGL from the exons ATGATGGAAGGACCGGGAAAGGAGAGATCCATATGCAGCTCTAGACCCTTCCCATGGCTCGGTCACCCCAAAACAGAGGCTTCAACCCTGCTATGGAAACTCAAAGACTGCTTCCCCACCAAAGAGACAACTTCCGCTTCTCCCACAGATAGAGAA AACAATTTCATGGACAGCAGAAAGGCTGTGCTGGAACTGAAAGAtgtccctcctcctccgctgcACCATACTTCCTCCTCCCAATCATCCCAGCCCTTCTCTCTGGTCCCCCTCCCCATGCCTCCTTCCTGCTTGCCTCCTCCTCACCTTACACAAGACTCCCTCCAACAAAAACCACAGCAGCAACAAGAGGGGGCTAGCCCCAAAGTAAGCATTTACACAACCTGTGACTATTGCAGCACAGATGGCTATGGGTTATTAGGTGGTGGAAGTGCTGTTGGTAGCAGTAGCAGCATTGCTGGTGTTGTCTCGCTCTATATGGCCCCAGATTCTCTGGGAGCATCCAGCAGCATTAGCAGGTCTGGCCCTCTCTGCTCTCTAGCCTCATCTGTTCATCAGTATAAACATCACACGAGTTGTGGTGGTGAAGTTCTTGATCCTTTGCCCACACTTGGTTTCAAACCTCAGCTGTCCTCTTCTGTTGCTACCTCTCAGCCGGTTTCATCACACCCCTACCTCTCCTGCTGTTCAGGGCTTCTCCAAAACTACCCAGCTGTACCTCTTCCGTGCAGTCAACCCAGCCTGTTTCCCTCCTCAGCACTTCTGGTTTCCTCTCTACCCGCTCCCTTGCATGCCTCTTGCCTGGCCTCTTCAGGCTACTACACCTGCGGTGTCGACTGCTGCCCGTCAGCCAGAAGACCCCAGAGAAGCACACTCGGTGATCAcccaaccaccaccaccatcaccactaccaccaccaccacctcagCACACTTCTGCTCTAATCCTATGCACCTAAATGTAGAACGCACGGTTTGTGTGACGGGGGCGCACTACTGCCAGGAGTGCCTGTTTAAG CCCATGAATGGTCTGGTGTCGGAGTCAGACACGGTGTGGCCCAACGTTCCTATTCCCCAGACTACTCCTATCCCAATCCCCATTTGTAATGGCTGTGGCTCGTCCTCTGACAGCATGATGCTCATGCCGACAGGCAGCCTTGGCAAGACTGGCCAGAAGTATG GTTCTCCGGAGAATGGGGGTCCTGAGAACATCCCTCCGGTGGGTGTCTTCTGGGACATTGAGAACTGCAGCGTGCCCAGCGGACGCTCTGCTGGAGCCGTGGTCCAGCGTATTCGTGGCCGTTTCTTTCAGGGCCACCGTGAGGCAGAATTCATTTGCGTCTGTGATATCAGCAAGGAGAATAAAGCTGTCATCCAAGAGCTCAACAACTGCCAG GTTACTGTCGCACATATCAATGCCACCGCCAAGAATGCTGCAGATGACAAGCTTCGCCAGAGCCTGAGACGCTTCGCTGAAACGCACACTGCACCTGCAACCGTTGTCCTAGTATCCT CGGATGTGAACTTTGCAAGTGAGCTGAGTGACCTGCGTCATCGGCATGGTTTCCAGGTAATCCTGATCCATGGCAACCATGCATCTTCAGCCCTACTGCAGCACGCCCACCGCCACGTGGCCTTCCAGGAGATCACAGCTGACCTACCGCCACGTATGCTTGTCAAAGCACAG cCCAGTTTCAACCTCCTCTATGTGCACAACCTCCCTGTCAACTGTGACAAGAGCCTGCGGAACGCTGTGAAGCTCAGGCTGCGCCGCCTGTCAGACAACTGTGGTGGCAAGGTGCTGGGCATGTCCCAGGGCACAGCAGTCCTCCGTTTTGGCAGCAATGAGGCAGCTGCGCGTGCCCGCAAGCGAATGGAAAATGAGGATGTGTTTGGCCACCAAATcagcctctccttctccccacGGCCCAGAGACGATGCAAGTCCTGAGCCTGAGCTTCAGTCTCGGCCCCATCACTTGCCGCAGCCTATGACTCTGCCCCAGACCTATCAGAGCCAGGATTCAATGTTTGGCCCACCCCCATCCATATCCTCGTTCTCCTTTCTTCCCCTGGAGAAGCCCAGGTCACCCAGGAGGCCACGGCGAGCAACCCGCCCGTGCCACGCCCCTGGCCCAGAGCCTGAAAGGCCCTACAGCCCCAGGAGGGGGTGCAGTGGGCCTCCCGGTGGTGCTCCAGCCAAGCCCCATCAG GAGCTGGGTAGTTTGGAGGGCAAGCCCAGAATAGGCTCCCACCACCTGGAGAAAGGACGTGCTGCCTCCTCTTCCCCCCACAGTAATGGTGAGACAGGATCCCTGGAGCAGCTGCCCAAGCCTGGCCTCGCTGGAGAATCTATATACAGGAGAAG AAGAGAAGGCTCCTATTCCCGCAGCGTGACAGAATCCCCTGTAGAAGGGGACAGGAGCTCAGGGGACTTCCAGATCAGCACACCCTCCGCCTTCAGCACGTTAAACCTGCACAGGAGCTTCAGTCCCCTCATCTTGTCCCAGGGCTCCTGGTCATCCAG GAGTGCATCACCCTGCCTGTCCAGCCGGTCCTCGCCCCTCCTGGCTGCCCCTCGTAGTCCGTGTCCCGAAGGTCTTCCTGAGCCTTTCTCAGATGGGGCAGAGCTCCAGGTGGCCAACCTGGACTACAGAATGTCCCGCAAGGATCTGCAGCAGACTCTGCATGACACCTTCTCACGTTATGGACGG GTAAAAGCTGTGGAGCTTAGCCCCCACACTGACTATCAGCTGAAGGCCACAATCCAGATGTGTTCCCTGCAGCAGGCCATAAGTGCCGTGAGTGGTCTGCACCGCTATAAGATCGGAGGCAAGCGCATTCAGGTGTCTCTGATCACCGGTGGCTGCAACAAATCCCTTGCTATGCTCAG CACCGAGATCATCAACATTCTTCAAGATGCACCTGCCAATTGCCTTCCTCTCTTCAAGTTTACAGAGATCTATGAGAAAAA ATATTCCCGTAAGCTTCTGGTTGGGGATCTGTACAGGCTACCAGAGGTGGTGGCAGTGCGGGAACAGGGAGGCTCAAGGCTTGTGTGTCTACTGTCCAGCAGCCAAATCCGTCAGAGTCCACTGGGATCTTGCCAGTCGCAGGAGGCCTCTTCCTCTGCTAGCGGCAGCCCTGTGGTGTTTGAGGAGCTCGAGTACCATGAACCTGTCTGCAGAGAACACTACACACAGCGGGACTTCAG tgaggctGACTTTGACCCTGACTCCTATAAAATACCTTTCGTTGTGATGAATCTGAGGACCTTGGCATCTGAGGTCCACAGCCTGCTGCAGTCACATGATGGAACTCTTCCATTACTCAG TTTTCCAGACTGCTATGCTGCAAAATTCAGCCCTCTGCAGCTGGGCAATGAGACACTGGAGGGCGGTGTTCCTCTGGAGCACCTCATCACATGTGTTCCCAGTATCACAATAGTCACAGCTCAGAATGGCTTCAAAGTCATCAAGTGGATCCACAACAAACCACCAGCACAAAACTCTG AGCCCTGGATTCAGCGCTGCAAGAGTCCGGTTGGCAACCCACAGCTCATCCAATTCAGCCGAGAGATTATCGACCTGTTGAAGAGTCAGCCTTTCTGCATCATGCCCATGAGCAAGTTCATACCCTCATACCACCATCACTTTGCCAAGCAGTGCCGTGTCTCTGACTACGGCTACTCCAAACTGCTGGAGCTTCTGGAGGCTGTGCCACATGTCCTGCAG ATTTTGGGCATGGGTACCAAGCGTTTACTGACTCTGACTCATCGAGCTCAAGTGAAGCGCTTCACCCAAGACCTGCTCAAACTGCTTAAATTTCAAGCCAGCAAACAAGTGGCAATCAAGGACTTCATGCAGGCATACCATTG GTGCTTCTCCCGAGACTGGAGGGTAATCGACTATGGCATATGTGACCTGATGGACCTGCTTACGGAGATCCCAGACACCACCATCACTGTCGTAAATCAGGACACGGACACAGTCATCTCTGTTCCCAAGAGAG AGCGTACGGTAGATGAGATGGAGCGCACAAAGCAGTTTGGAAAGGAAGTGGTGGACCTTCTTCGTCACCAGCCTCACTGCCGAATGGCCTTCAGTAAGTTCATCCCCACCTACCACCATCACTTCGGCCGTCAGTGCAAGCTCAGCTACTACGGCTTCACCAAGCTCATGGAGCTCTTCGAGGCGATCCCCAGCATACTGATG GTGTTGGAGTGTGGAGAGGAGAAAGTGCTGACTCTGACGGAAGTGGAGCGCATCAAGGCTCTGGCGGCTCAGCTGGTCAAGCTGCTTCGTGCTCAGAAAAACTCCAGCCTTCCTGTCAGCCAGCTGCTCACGGAGTACAGCAAGACCTTTGGTTATGGTCTCCGCCTGCAGGACTATGATGCCAGCTCCCTGCCGGCTCTGCTGACCAAACTCTGCCATGTTGTCAAG GTGGTGGATGGCTCGGGTTGTCGGGAAGTGCAGTTGATCAACAGGAAGTCTTTGCGCTCGCTGACCTCCcagctgctgtctctgctcATGTCCCAAGAGGAGGAGCAAGTCACCCGGGGGCTCAGAGTGGAGGAGGTGAGCCTGCATTACCTGACTGTCCATGGAGCTCCGCTCACCCCATGTGAATATGGGTTCCTCTCACTCAGCGAGCTACTCAAGAGCCTGCCCTACCTTGTGGAG TTGTACATTGACGAAAGTGACGACAACACCGCTTGCAACGCTGCCAGTGGTTGTGGTGAGGAGTGGGTGAGGCTGACCAGGCTTTACCAGTTCGCTCGTAACGTACGCAGCCTTCTCCACACCTACCATTACAACCAGATCTTCCTGACGGAGTTCCAGGGGGTTTATAACAAATTTACAGGCTGCAGCCTCGAACCACGTTTCTACGGATACACCAGCACTGACGAGCTGCTCAGCGCCATTCCACAG GTGGTCTGGATCAAAGGGCACGGTCACAAGAGGATTATCGTTTTGAAGAACGATATGAAAG caaGGGCAAGCCCTTCAGTCCCCTGCAGCCCGCAGCCCGGAGAGAACACTGAGAGCCCGAGAGAGAGCCCGATGAGCTACACAACTTCTGGAACCCAAAGTCCAG GCTGCGACGGAGCCGCAGAATCGGAGCTGCTGGGTCTGACATCACCCGTCGACCTGCTGTGTGGTCCTGTACCATCCTGCCTCCCGTCACCGCAGCTCTACCCAGACCCTGTCCTCCTCCAGGAGACGGACCTGATTCACTTTGAGGAGAAAGCTCCACCCACAG TGAGCGATGACCCCGACGCTGCAGCGGTTGCCGACGGCACAGACGATTCTGCAGTCACCAAACCTGACATGAAGCTCCCCTTGTCCGTGGACAGTCCCAGCAGAAGAGCCACACGCAGCAGAATTAAGCTGGCGGCCAACTTCTCCTTCACAACAGGCCTCTGA
- the marf1 gene encoding meiosis regulator and mRNA stability factor 1 isoform X1 — MMEGPGKERSICSSRPFPWLGHPKTEASTLLWKLKDCFPTKETTSASPTDRENNFMDSRKAVLELKDVPPPPLHHTSSSQSSQPFSLVPLPMPPSCLPPPHLTQDSLQQKPQQQQEGASPKVSIYTTCDYCSTDGYGLLGGGSAVGSSSSIAGVVSLYMAPDSLGASSSISRSGPLCSLASSVHQYKHHTSCGGEVLDPLPTLGFKPQLSSSVATSQPVSSHPYLSCCSGLLQNYPAVPLPCSQPSLFPSSALLVSSLPAPLHASCLASSGYYTCGVDCCPSARRPQRSTLGDHPTTTTITTTTTTTSAHFCSNPMHLNVERTVCVTGAHYCQECLFKPMNGLVSESDTVWPNVPIPQTTPIPIPICNGCGSSSDSMMLMPTGSLGKTGQKYGSPENGGPENIPPVGVFWDIENCSVPSGRSAGAVVQRIRGRFFQGHREAEFICVCDISKENKAVIQELNNCQVTVAHINATAKNAADDKLRQSLRRFAETHTAPATVVLVSSDVNFASELSDLRHRHGFQVILIHGNHASSALLQHAHRHVAFQEITADLPPRMLVKAQTGALSLPPLPQPSFNLLYVHNLPVNCDKSLRNAVKLRLRRLSDNCGGKVLGMSQGTAVLRFGSNEAAARARKRMENEDVFGHQISLSFSPRPRDDASPEPELQSRPHHLPQPMTLPQTYQSQDSMFGPPPSISSFSFLPLEKPRSPRRPRRATRPCHAPGPEPERPYSPRRGCSGPPGGAPAKPHQELGSLEGKPRIGSHHLEKGRAASSSPHSNGETGSLEQLPKPGLAGESIYRRRREGSYSRSVTESPVEGDRSSGDFQISTPSAFSTLNLHRSFSPLILSQGSWSSRSASPCLSSRSSPLLAAPRSPCPEGLPEPFSDGAELQVANLDYRMSRKDLQQTLHDTFSRYGRVKAVELSPHTDYQLKATIQMCSLQQAISAVSGLHRYKIGGKRIQVSLITGGCNKSLAMLSTEIINILQDAPANCLPLFKFTEIYEKKYSRKLLVGDLYRLPEVVAVREQGGSRLVCLLSSSQIRQSPLGSCQSQEASSSASGSPVVFEELEYHEPVCREHYTQRDFSEADFDPDSYKIPFVVMNLRTLASEVHSLLQSHDGTLPLLSFPDCYAAKFSPLQLGNETLEGGVPLEHLITCVPSITIVTAQNGFKVIKWIHNKPPAQNSEPWIQRCKSPVGNPQLIQFSREIIDLLKSQPFCIMPMSKFIPSYHHHFAKQCRVSDYGYSKLLELLEAVPHVLQILGMGTKRLLTLTHRAQVKRFTQDLLKLLKFQASKQVAIKDFMQAYHWCFSRDWRVIDYGICDLMDLLTEIPDTTITVVNQDTDTVISVPKRERTVDEMERTKQFGKEVVDLLRHQPHCRMAFSKFIPTYHHHFGRQCKLSYYGFTKLMELFEAIPSILMVLECGEEKVLTLTEVERIKALAAQLVKLLRAQKNSSLPVSQLLTEYSKTFGYGLRLQDYDASSLPALLTKLCHVVKVVDGSGCREVQLINRKSLRSLTSQLLSLLMSQEEEQVTRGLRVEEVSLHYLTVHGAPLTPCEYGFLSLSELLKSLPYLVELYIDESDDNTACNAASGCGEEWVRLTRLYQFARNVRSLLHTYHYNQIFLTEFQGVYNKFTGCSLEPRFYGYTSTDELLSAIPQVVWIKGHGHKRIIVLKNDMKARASPSVPCSPQPGENTESPRESPMSYTTSGTQSPGCDGAAESELLGLTSPVDLLCGPVPSCLPSPQLYPDPVLLQETDLIHFEEKAPPTVSDDPDAAAVADGTDDSAVTKPDMKLPLSVDSPSRRATRSRIKLAANFSFTTGL; from the exons ATGATGGAAGGACCGGGAAAGGAGAGATCCATATGCAGCTCTAGACCCTTCCCATGGCTCGGTCACCCCAAAACAGAGGCTTCAACCCTGCTATGGAAACTCAAAGACTGCTTCCCCACCAAAGAGACAACTTCCGCTTCTCCCACAGATAGAGAA AACAATTTCATGGACAGCAGAAAGGCTGTGCTGGAACTGAAAGAtgtccctcctcctccgctgcACCATACTTCCTCCTCCCAATCATCCCAGCCCTTCTCTCTGGTCCCCCTCCCCATGCCTCCTTCCTGCTTGCCTCCTCCTCACCTTACACAAGACTCCCTCCAACAAAAACCACAGCAGCAACAAGAGGGGGCTAGCCCCAAAGTAAGCATTTACACAACCTGTGACTATTGCAGCACAGATGGCTATGGGTTATTAGGTGGTGGAAGTGCTGTTGGTAGCAGTAGCAGCATTGCTGGTGTTGTCTCGCTCTATATGGCCCCAGATTCTCTGGGAGCATCCAGCAGCATTAGCAGGTCTGGCCCTCTCTGCTCTCTAGCCTCATCTGTTCATCAGTATAAACATCACACGAGTTGTGGTGGTGAAGTTCTTGATCCTTTGCCCACACTTGGTTTCAAACCTCAGCTGTCCTCTTCTGTTGCTACCTCTCAGCCGGTTTCATCACACCCCTACCTCTCCTGCTGTTCAGGGCTTCTCCAAAACTACCCAGCTGTACCTCTTCCGTGCAGTCAACCCAGCCTGTTTCCCTCCTCAGCACTTCTGGTTTCCTCTCTACCCGCTCCCTTGCATGCCTCTTGCCTGGCCTCTTCAGGCTACTACACCTGCGGTGTCGACTGCTGCCCGTCAGCCAGAAGACCCCAGAGAAGCACACTCGGTGATCAcccaaccaccaccaccatcaccactaccaccaccaccacctcagCACACTTCTGCTCTAATCCTATGCACCTAAATGTAGAACGCACGGTTTGTGTGACGGGGGCGCACTACTGCCAGGAGTGCCTGTTTAAG CCCATGAATGGTCTGGTGTCGGAGTCAGACACGGTGTGGCCCAACGTTCCTATTCCCCAGACTACTCCTATCCCAATCCCCATTTGTAATGGCTGTGGCTCGTCCTCTGACAGCATGATGCTCATGCCGACAGGCAGCCTTGGCAAGACTGGCCAGAAGTATG GTTCTCCGGAGAATGGGGGTCCTGAGAACATCCCTCCGGTGGGTGTCTTCTGGGACATTGAGAACTGCAGCGTGCCCAGCGGACGCTCTGCTGGAGCCGTGGTCCAGCGTATTCGTGGCCGTTTCTTTCAGGGCCACCGTGAGGCAGAATTCATTTGCGTCTGTGATATCAGCAAGGAGAATAAAGCTGTCATCCAAGAGCTCAACAACTGCCAG GTTACTGTCGCACATATCAATGCCACCGCCAAGAATGCTGCAGATGACAAGCTTCGCCAGAGCCTGAGACGCTTCGCTGAAACGCACACTGCACCTGCAACCGTTGTCCTAGTATCCT CGGATGTGAACTTTGCAAGTGAGCTGAGTGACCTGCGTCATCGGCATGGTTTCCAGGTAATCCTGATCCATGGCAACCATGCATCTTCAGCCCTACTGCAGCACGCCCACCGCCACGTGGCCTTCCAGGAGATCACAGCTGACCTACCGCCACGTATGCTTGTCAAAGCACAG ACAGGCGCGctgtctcttcctcccctccctcagcCCAGTTTCAACCTCCTCTATGTGCACAACCTCCCTGTCAACTGTGACAAGAGCCTGCGGAACGCTGTGAAGCTCAGGCTGCGCCGCCTGTCAGACAACTGTGGTGGCAAGGTGCTGGGCATGTCCCAGGGCACAGCAGTCCTCCGTTTTGGCAGCAATGAGGCAGCTGCGCGTGCCCGCAAGCGAATGGAAAATGAGGATGTGTTTGGCCACCAAATcagcctctccttctccccacGGCCCAGAGACGATGCAAGTCCTGAGCCTGAGCTTCAGTCTCGGCCCCATCACTTGCCGCAGCCTATGACTCTGCCCCAGACCTATCAGAGCCAGGATTCAATGTTTGGCCCACCCCCATCCATATCCTCGTTCTCCTTTCTTCCCCTGGAGAAGCCCAGGTCACCCAGGAGGCCACGGCGAGCAACCCGCCCGTGCCACGCCCCTGGCCCAGAGCCTGAAAGGCCCTACAGCCCCAGGAGGGGGTGCAGTGGGCCTCCCGGTGGTGCTCCAGCCAAGCCCCATCAG GAGCTGGGTAGTTTGGAGGGCAAGCCCAGAATAGGCTCCCACCACCTGGAGAAAGGACGTGCTGCCTCCTCTTCCCCCCACAGTAATGGTGAGACAGGATCCCTGGAGCAGCTGCCCAAGCCTGGCCTCGCTGGAGAATCTATATACAGGAGAAG AAGAGAAGGCTCCTATTCCCGCAGCGTGACAGAATCCCCTGTAGAAGGGGACAGGAGCTCAGGGGACTTCCAGATCAGCACACCCTCCGCCTTCAGCACGTTAAACCTGCACAGGAGCTTCAGTCCCCTCATCTTGTCCCAGGGCTCCTGGTCATCCAG GAGTGCATCACCCTGCCTGTCCAGCCGGTCCTCGCCCCTCCTGGCTGCCCCTCGTAGTCCGTGTCCCGAAGGTCTTCCTGAGCCTTTCTCAGATGGGGCAGAGCTCCAGGTGGCCAACCTGGACTACAGAATGTCCCGCAAGGATCTGCAGCAGACTCTGCATGACACCTTCTCACGTTATGGACGG GTAAAAGCTGTGGAGCTTAGCCCCCACACTGACTATCAGCTGAAGGCCACAATCCAGATGTGTTCCCTGCAGCAGGCCATAAGTGCCGTGAGTGGTCTGCACCGCTATAAGATCGGAGGCAAGCGCATTCAGGTGTCTCTGATCACCGGTGGCTGCAACAAATCCCTTGCTATGCTCAG CACCGAGATCATCAACATTCTTCAAGATGCACCTGCCAATTGCCTTCCTCTCTTCAAGTTTACAGAGATCTATGAGAAAAA ATATTCCCGTAAGCTTCTGGTTGGGGATCTGTACAGGCTACCAGAGGTGGTGGCAGTGCGGGAACAGGGAGGCTCAAGGCTTGTGTGTCTACTGTCCAGCAGCCAAATCCGTCAGAGTCCACTGGGATCTTGCCAGTCGCAGGAGGCCTCTTCCTCTGCTAGCGGCAGCCCTGTGGTGTTTGAGGAGCTCGAGTACCATGAACCTGTCTGCAGAGAACACTACACACAGCGGGACTTCAG tgaggctGACTTTGACCCTGACTCCTATAAAATACCTTTCGTTGTGATGAATCTGAGGACCTTGGCATCTGAGGTCCACAGCCTGCTGCAGTCACATGATGGAACTCTTCCATTACTCAG TTTTCCAGACTGCTATGCTGCAAAATTCAGCCCTCTGCAGCTGGGCAATGAGACACTGGAGGGCGGTGTTCCTCTGGAGCACCTCATCACATGTGTTCCCAGTATCACAATAGTCACAGCTCAGAATGGCTTCAAAGTCATCAAGTGGATCCACAACAAACCACCAGCACAAAACTCTG AGCCCTGGATTCAGCGCTGCAAGAGTCCGGTTGGCAACCCACAGCTCATCCAATTCAGCCGAGAGATTATCGACCTGTTGAAGAGTCAGCCTTTCTGCATCATGCCCATGAGCAAGTTCATACCCTCATACCACCATCACTTTGCCAAGCAGTGCCGTGTCTCTGACTACGGCTACTCCAAACTGCTGGAGCTTCTGGAGGCTGTGCCACATGTCCTGCAG ATTTTGGGCATGGGTACCAAGCGTTTACTGACTCTGACTCATCGAGCTCAAGTGAAGCGCTTCACCCAAGACCTGCTCAAACTGCTTAAATTTCAAGCCAGCAAACAAGTGGCAATCAAGGACTTCATGCAGGCATACCATTG GTGCTTCTCCCGAGACTGGAGGGTAATCGACTATGGCATATGTGACCTGATGGACCTGCTTACGGAGATCCCAGACACCACCATCACTGTCGTAAATCAGGACACGGACACAGTCATCTCTGTTCCCAAGAGAG AGCGTACGGTAGATGAGATGGAGCGCACAAAGCAGTTTGGAAAGGAAGTGGTGGACCTTCTTCGTCACCAGCCTCACTGCCGAATGGCCTTCAGTAAGTTCATCCCCACCTACCACCATCACTTCGGCCGTCAGTGCAAGCTCAGCTACTACGGCTTCACCAAGCTCATGGAGCTCTTCGAGGCGATCCCCAGCATACTGATG GTGTTGGAGTGTGGAGAGGAGAAAGTGCTGACTCTGACGGAAGTGGAGCGCATCAAGGCTCTGGCGGCTCAGCTGGTCAAGCTGCTTCGTGCTCAGAAAAACTCCAGCCTTCCTGTCAGCCAGCTGCTCACGGAGTACAGCAAGACCTTTGGTTATGGTCTCCGCCTGCAGGACTATGATGCCAGCTCCCTGCCGGCTCTGCTGACCAAACTCTGCCATGTTGTCAAG GTGGTGGATGGCTCGGGTTGTCGGGAAGTGCAGTTGATCAACAGGAAGTCTTTGCGCTCGCTGACCTCCcagctgctgtctctgctcATGTCCCAAGAGGAGGAGCAAGTCACCCGGGGGCTCAGAGTGGAGGAGGTGAGCCTGCATTACCTGACTGTCCATGGAGCTCCGCTCACCCCATGTGAATATGGGTTCCTCTCACTCAGCGAGCTACTCAAGAGCCTGCCCTACCTTGTGGAG TTGTACATTGACGAAAGTGACGACAACACCGCTTGCAACGCTGCCAGTGGTTGTGGTGAGGAGTGGGTGAGGCTGACCAGGCTTTACCAGTTCGCTCGTAACGTACGCAGCCTTCTCCACACCTACCATTACAACCAGATCTTCCTGACGGAGTTCCAGGGGGTTTATAACAAATTTACAGGCTGCAGCCTCGAACCACGTTTCTACGGATACACCAGCACTGACGAGCTGCTCAGCGCCATTCCACAG GTGGTCTGGATCAAAGGGCACGGTCACAAGAGGATTATCGTTTTGAAGAACGATATGAAAG caaGGGCAAGCCCTTCAGTCCCCTGCAGCCCGCAGCCCGGAGAGAACACTGAGAGCCCGAGAGAGAGCCCGATGAGCTACACAACTTCTGGAACCCAAAGTCCAG GCTGCGACGGAGCCGCAGAATCGGAGCTGCTGGGTCTGACATCACCCGTCGACCTGCTGTGTGGTCCTGTACCATCCTGCCTCCCGTCACCGCAGCTCTACCCAGACCCTGTCCTCCTCCAGGAGACGGACCTGATTCACTTTGAGGAGAAAGCTCCACCCACAG TGAGCGATGACCCCGACGCTGCAGCGGTTGCCGACGGCACAGACGATTCTGCAGTCACCAAACCTGACATGAAGCTCCCCTTGTCCGTGGACAGTCCCAGCAGAAGAGCCACACGCAGCAGAATTAAGCTGGCGGCCAACTTCTCCTTCACAACAGGCCTCTGA